A single Candoia aspera isolate rCanAsp1 chromosome 7, rCanAsp1.hap2, whole genome shotgun sequence DNA region contains:
- the MGAT3 gene encoding beta-1,4-mannosyl-glycoprotein 4-beta-N-acetylglucosaminyltransferase: MKMRRHKLFLTLCMAGLCLISFLHFLKALSYVTFPRELASLSPNLVSNLFWNNAPVTPQASPESGGPEFLRTPLYSHSPLLQPLSPSRASEELHKAEFVLPEDTAEYFVHTKAGGVCFKPGTKILEKQLAGRPDEKIEGVISGRMGRKPLSATGMKRRKWVECMCLTGWHGPSCGVPTVVQYSNLPTKDRLTPREVPRRVINAINVNHEFDLLDVRFHELGDVVDAFVVCESNFTAYGEPRPLKFREMLLNGSFDYIRHKVLYVFLDHFPPGGRQDGWIADDYLRTFLTRDGISRLRNLRPDDVFIIDDADEIPARDGVLFLKLYDGWTEPFAFHMRKSLYGFFWKQPGTLEVVSGCTVGMLQAVYATDGIRLRRREYYTMPGFRQYENSTGHILVQWSLGSPLHFAGWHCSWCFTPEGIYFKLVSAQNGDFPRWGDYEDKRDLNYIRELIRTGGWFDGTTQEYPPADPKEQMYAPKYLLKNYQRFCYLLENPYQKAKGTG; the protein is encoded by the coding sequence ATGAAGATGAGACGCCACAAGCTCTTTTTGACTCTGTGCATGGCTGGTCTCTGCCTCAtctccttccttcatttcttgAAGGCCCTCTCCTATGTCACATTCCCCAGAGAGCTGGCATCGCTTAGCCCTAACCTGGTGTCTAACTTATTCTGGAACAATGCACCGGTCACACCTCAGGCTAGCCCTGAGTCTGGGGGTCCAGAATTCCTCCGTACACCATTATATTCCCACTCACCGCTGCTTCAGCCTCTCTCCCCAAGCAGAGCCAGCGAGGAGCTGCACAAAGCTGAGTTTGTGCTGCCTGAAGACACTGCAGAATACTTTGTACACACCAAAGCTGGTGGTGTCTGCTTCAAGCCAGGGACTAAGATATTGGAAAAGCAACTAGCAGGACGGCCGGATGAGAAGATAGAGGGAGTTATATCAGGGCGCATGGGCCGTAAGCCTCTGAGTGCCACTGGGATGAAACGGCGTAAATGGGTGGAGTGCATGTGCCTGACAGGCTGGCATGGACCCAGCTGTGGCGTCCCCACTGTGGTTCAGTATTCAAATCTCCCCACAAAAGACCGTCTGACACCACGGGAGGTGCCCCGAAGAGTCATTAATGCCATCAATGTGAATCATGAATTTGACCTCTTGGACGTGCGTTTTCACGAGCTGGGTGATGTGGTGGATGCCTTTGTGGTTTGTGAATCAAATTTCACAGCATATGGTGAACCACGCCCACTCAAGTTCCGTGAGATGCTACTCAATGGCTCCTTTGATTATATCCGCCACAAGGTGCTCTATGTCTTCCTGGATCACTTCCCCCCTGGTGGGCGCCAGGATGGCTGGATCGCTGATGATTACCTGCGCACTTTTCTAACTAGAGATGGCATCTCCCGCCTCCGCAATTTGCGACCTGATGATGTTTTCATAATTGACGATGCAGATGAAATCCCAGCCCGTGACGGTGTGCTTTTTCTCAAACTCTACGATGGTTGGACAGagccttttgccttccacatgCGCAAATCTCTCTATGGATTCTTCTGGAAGCAGCCTGGCACTCTAGAAGTGGTTTCTGGTTGTACAGTTGGAATGCTCCAGGCTGTTTATGCCACTGATGGAATTCGCCTGCGCCGGAGAGAATATTATACCATGCCAGGCTTTCGGCAGTATGAAAACAGCACAGGTCACATCCTAGTACAGTGGTCACTGGGCAGCCCACTCCACTTTGCTGGCTGGCACTGCTCTTGGTGCTTCACACCTGAAGGAATTTATTTTAAACTGGTATCAGCTCAGAATGGGGACTTTCCCCGTTGGGGTGACTATGAGGACAAGCGAGACCTTAACTATATTCGGGAGTTAATCCGGACTGGTGGGTGGTTTGATGGTACCACCCAGGAGTATCCACCTGCAGATCCCAAAGAACAAATGTATGCCCCCAAATATCTTTTGAAGAATTATCAACGGTTTTGTTACTTGTTGGAAAATCCCTACCAGAAGGCAAAGGGGACTGGGTGA